The following are from one region of the Bos mutus isolate GX-2022 chromosome 18, NWIPB_WYAK_1.1, whole genome shotgun sequence genome:
- the LOC102276717 gene encoding cationic amino acid transporter 3, translating into MLRQYVHQFGQKLVRRQRLRPREGPEKRTARRLNTLDLIALGLGGTLGNGMYILVGEVSVYEAGPAIIICYLLAGLSTLLSGLCYAELAARVPRSGSVYLYSYVTMGQLCAFITGWNLILSYVMGTACVSRAWSAAFDSLIGNHISQAFQGTFSLNVPYFLATYADFFALGLVLLLTGLLFLGARESTLVNKVFTGLNLLVLSFTILSGFIKGDPHNWKLTEEDYRLATSGSSDTYSLGPLGSGGFLPFGFEGILQGAATCVYAFVGFDVIATTGKEVQNPRRSIPLGIVITIFIGFLAYFGVSAALTLMVPYYQIQPQSPLLQAFLHVGWNPARYVVAVGTLCALTSSLLGTMFTMPRLIYVMAEDGLLFRGLARLHGHRGTPIWAILVSGMLAAVLALLLELIDLVYLVSIGTLLAYSLVAFSVLVLRYQPEQNFSKNEKKDDEIDISQWEASPSEPASEAGTSRTLKTLWFPTSTTPTVKSGQIVYGCAFLLVLLLIILSLVLAQWPSQVFSGDPMLTTVAVLLLLLITGVMAIIWRQPQDPTPLHFKVPALPVLPLVSIFVNIYLLMQMNTGTWVLFGIWMVIGFAIYFGYGIRHSLEENNDQQPPDSTSQMLDQNMPNDESG; encoded by the exons ATGCTGCGTCAGTATGTTCATCAATTTGGTCAGAAGCTGGTCCGCAGACAGCGGCTGCGGCCCAGGGAGGGACCTGAGAAGCGCACGGCTCGTCGTCTGAACACTCTCGATCTGATTGCCTTGGGTTTGGGTGGCACCCTAGGGAATGGCATGTACATCTTGGTTGGAGAAGTGTCTGTGTATGAGGCTGGACCAGCGATCATCATCTGCTACTTGCTGGCCGGTCTGTCTACTCTTTTGTCCGGGCTCTGCTATGCAGAGTTGGCGGCCCGGGTACCACGCTCCGGTTCTGTGTATCTCTACAGCTATGTCACCATGGGTCAGCTGTGTGCCTTCATCACTGGCTGGAACCTCATCCTGTCCTATGTCATGG GCACCGCCTGTGTGTCCAGGGCCTGGAGCGCTGCCTTTGACAGCCTGATTGGGAACCACATCTCTCAGGCGTTCCAGGGAACTTTTTCTCTGAATGTGCCCTACTTCCTGGCCACATATGCAGACTTTTTTGCACTGGGCCTGGTGTTGCTTCTTACAG GATTACTGTTTCTGGGAGCTCGTGAGTCAACCCTGGTTAACAAAGTGTTCACTGGCTTGAACCTTTTGGTTCTCAGCTTCACCATCCTCTCTGGCTTCATTAAGGGAGACCCGCACAACTGGAAGCTCACGGAAGAGGACTACAGATTAGCCACATCTGGATCCAGTGACACCTATAG CTTGGGCCCTCTGGGTTCTGGAGGGTTTCTGCCTTTTGGCTTtgaagggattctccagggagcAGCAACGTGTGTCTATGCCTTTGTTGGCTTTGATGTCATTGCTACTACAG GGAAAGAGGTCCAAAATCCTCGTCGCTCCATCCCCCTGGGCATCGTGATCACTATCTTTATCGGCTTTTTGGCGTATTTTGGTGTCTCAGCGGCACTCACCCTCATGGTGCCCTACTACCAGATTCAACCCCAGAGCCCCTTGCTGCAGGCTTTCCTCCATGTCGGGTGGAACCCTGCCCGATATGTCGTGGCTGTTGGCACCCTCTGTGCTCTTACATCCAG CCTCCTGGGTACCATGTTCACCATGCCTCGGTTGATCTACGTAATGGCAGAGGATGGGCTCCTTTTCCGAGGACTTGCCCGACTCCATGGCCACAGAGGAACCCCCATCTGGGCCATCTTGGTTTCTGGAATGCTTGCAG CGGTCCTGGCTCTACTCTTGGAGCTGATCGATCTTGTGTACCTTGTGTCAATTGGGACCCTGCTTGCTTACTCCCTGGTGGCCTTTTCAGTCCTTGTCCTCAG GTATCAACCAGAACAGAATTTCAGcaagaatgagaaaaaagatgATGAAATTGATATTTCACAGTGGGAAGCAAGTCCTTCAGAACCCGCATCAGAAGCAGGAACTTCAAGGACTCTAAAGACTCTGTGGTTCCCTACCAGCACCACCCCCACTGTGAAATCTGGCCAGATTGTCTATGGATGTGCCTTCCTGCTTG TTCTCCTGCTGATAATCCTGAGCCTGGTCCTGGCCCAGTGGCCCAGCCAGGTGTTCTCTGGAGACCCCATGCTCACAACAgtggctgtgctgctgctgctgctcatcaCTGGGGTCATGGCCATCATCTGGAGGCAGCCCCAGGACCCCACTCCTCTTCACTTCAAG GTGCCTGCTCTGCCTGTCCTCCCACTGGTGAGCATCTTTGTGAACATCTACTTGTTGATGCAGATGAACACTGGGACCTGGGTCCTATTTGGCATTTGGATGGTGATTG GATTTGCCATATACTTTGGATATGGGATCCGACACAGCTTGGAGGAGAACAATGATCAACAGCCACCAGACTCCACCTCCCAAATGCTGGACCAAAACATGCCCAATGATGAATCAGGTTAA
- the LOC102277565 gene encoding cationic amino acid transporter 3, which yields MPSLLPHDLCHEWNASPAPRKDVHQFGQKLIRRRRLEPREESEKGRAHCLNTRDLTALGVSGTLGAGVYIVVGEVAVYEAGPAIIICFLLAGLSTLLSGLCYAELVARVPRSGSAYLYSYVTVGELCAFVIGWNLILSFVIGTASEARAWSIAFDSLIGNHISQAFQGTFSPYMPYFLARHPDFFALVLVLLLTGLLVLGLHESVMLNKVFAGLNLSILVFIIVSGFIKGDLHNWKLTEQDYTLNTSESTDTSSLGPLGAGGFTPFGIEGILHGIATCVYAFDGFDVIATTGVEARNPQHSIPISIVITIFICFLVYVGGSAALTLMVPYYQIHPESFLPQAFLSVGWGPLRYVLAAITICALSSSLLGTMFPMLRVIYTMAEDGLLFRRLAQIHAHTRTAMWTILASGSLAAVMALLFELTDLADLMSIGTLLAYSLVAFSVLVLRYQPEQNLSQNETAEEEIDISQLEARPLQSVPEAENSRILKTLWFPSSTIPTRKSGRIVYGCAFLLVLLLMVLSLILTLLTSRVFSGLSVYTTVAVLLLPITGITAIIWRQPQNPSPLHYKVLCWPILPLVSIFVNVYLMMQMNTRTWVQFGFWMGIGSVVYFGYGIRHSLGENNDQQLPASNSQMLDGNIPGDESS from the exons atgccgagcctccttcctcatgacctttgtcatgagtggaatgcctcaccggctccccgcaAGGATGTTCACCAGTTTGGTCAGAAGCTGATCCGTAGGCGGCGGCTGGAGCCCAGGGAGGAGTCTGAGAAGGGCAGGGCCCACTGTCTGAACACCAGAGACCTGACAGCTCTGGGTGTGAGCGGTACCCTAGGAGCTGGCGTGTACATCGTGGTTGGAGAAGTGGCTGTGTATGAAGCAGGACCAGCGATCATCATCTGCTTCTTGCTGGCCGGCCTATCAACTCTTTTGTCCGGGCTGTGCTACGCGGAGTTGGTGGCCCGGGTACCACGCTCTGGTTCTGCGTATCTCTACAGCTACGTCACTGTGGGAGAACTGTGTGCCTTCGTCATTGGATGGAACCTCATCCTGTCCTTTGTCATTG GCACCGCCAGTGAGGCCAGGGCCTGGAGCATCGCCTTTGACAGTCTCATTGGGAACCACATCTCTCAGGCGTTCCAGGGAACTTTCTCTCCATATATGCCCTACTTCCTGGCCAGGCATCCAGACTTTTTTGCCCTGGTCCTGGTGCTGCTGCTCACAG GACTGCTGGTTCTGGGACTTCATGAATCAGTCATGCTTAACAAAGTGTTCGCAGGCTTGAACCTTTCTATTCTCGTCTTCATCATCGTCTCTGGCTTCATTAAGGGAGACCTGCACAACTGGAAGCTCACAGAACAGGACTACACGTTGAACACATCTGAATCCACTGACACCTCTAG CTTGGGTCCTCTGGGTGCTGGAGGGTTTACACCTTTTGGCATTGAAGGGATTCTCCATGGAATAGCAACATGTGTCTATGCCTTTGATGGCTTTGATGTCATTGCTACTACAG GAGTAGAAGCCAGAAATCCTCAGCATTCCATCCCCATTAGCATCGTGATCACAATCTTCATCTGCTTTTTGGTGTAtgttggtggctcagcagcactCACCCTCATGGTGCCCTACTACCAGATTCATCCTGAGAGCTTCCTGCCACAGGCTTTCCTCAGTGTTGGGTGGGGCCCTCTAAGATATGTcctggctgctatcaccatctgtgCTCTTTCATCCAG CCTCCTGGGCACCATGTTCCCTATGCTTCGTGTGATCTACACAATGGCAGAGGATGGACTCCTTTTCAGGAGACTTGCCCAAATCCATGCCCACACACGAACCGCCATGTGGACCATCTTAGCTTCTGGAAGTCTTGCAG CGGTCATGGCACTACTCTTTGAGCTCACTGATCTTGCGGACCTCATGTCAATTGGGACCCTGCTCGCTTACTCCTTGGTGGCCTTTTCTGTGCTTGTCCTCAG GTATCAACCAGAACAGAATTTAAGCCAGAATGAGACAGCAGAAGAGGAAATAGATATTTCTCAGTTGGAAGCAAGACCTTTACAATCTGTACCTGAAGCAGAAAATTCAAGGATTCTGAAGACTCTGTGGTTCCCTTCCAGCACCATCCCCACTCGGAAATCTGGGCGGATTGTCTATGGATGTGCCTTTCTGCTTG TTCTCCTGCTGATGGTCCTGAGCCTGATCCTGACCCTGTTGACCAGCCGTGTATTCTCTGGACTCTCAGTGTACACAACAgtggctgtgctgctgctgcccaTCACTGGCATCACAGCCATCATCTGGAGGCAGCCCCAGAACCCCTCTCCTCTTCACTACAAG GTCCTTTGTTGGCCCATCCTCCCACTGGTGAGCATCTTTGTCAACGTTTACTTGATGATGCAGATGAACACTAGGACCTGGGTCCAGTTTGGCTTCTGGATGGGGATTG GATCTGTTGTATACTTTGGATATGGGATCCGACACAGCCTGGGGGAGAACAATGATCAACAGCTGCCAGCCTCCAATTCCCAAATGCTTGATGGAAATATCCCTGGTGATGAATCTTCTTAA